CGGATGGTGGCAACTTGCTGGCAGACTTCCACTTTGCACTTTTATTCGCAATTAACCGATTGCCACTGCGCCAAACGTCCAGGGAAAGCGGTACTACAAGTAATAAATTCCAATCGGTTGGCCTACGGCTTCACGCGCTTAGTCCCTTCAGTTAGAATGCGCGCTCTTCGCGGCAGCAGCCGCCACGCAGGTAGGATTGAATGAATTGGGCTGACTGGATCATTCTGGCTATTGTGGGTATCTCCACGCTTATCGGCCTTAGTCGAGGTTTCATCAAGGAAACCTTGTCTCTGCTTACCTGGATTGCCGCCTTTATCGTCGCCATGATGTTTCGCGACCAGCTGGCGCCAATGCTATCCAACCTCGTCGACACCCCCTCCCTCCAAATGATTGCAGCTTTTGGCATCCTGTTTATCGGCACCTTACTCGCTGGCGCCGGTCTCAACATGGTGCTTTCTGCCTTTGTTGAGGCAACTGGGCTATCCGGTACAGATAGAGTGCTGGGAATGGCGTTTGGCTTGGTGCGGGGGGCCATTGTCGTGATGGCGCTGTTGATCCTGGCCCCGGCATTGGTGCCGGTGGAGCAGGACAGCTGGTGGAGTCAGTCTGTTTTGATTCCCCATTTCCTCGAATTTGAGGATAGTGCGCGGGAGCTGGCGGGCTCCGTTAAGGAATTCTTCGTAAAGTTGTTTTAAATAGAGCGCCAAAAGCGCTCTTCTCGAGTCAATAGGGTCAAATATA
This DNA window, taken from Microbulbifer sp. VAAF005, encodes the following:
- a CDS encoding CvpA family protein, with the protein product MNWADWIILAIVGISTLIGLSRGFIKETLSLLTWIAAFIVAMMFRDQLAPMLSNLVDTPSLQMIAAFGILFIGTLLAGAGLNMVLSAFVEATGLSGTDRVLGMAFGLVRGAIVVMALLILAPALVPVEQDSWWSQSVLIPHFLEFEDSARELAGSVKEFFVKLF